A genomic segment from Kyrpidia tusciae DSM 2912 encodes:
- a CDS encoding PucR family transcriptional regulator: MSFTLREALHCEGLRLCRVVAGARGLDRPLRHVTVMEVPDITEWLKGDDLLLTSLYALRNDPAARRRLIRDLADRGACALAVKTRRYVDSVPPEMVEEADQAGFPLLEIPRDITYLDIMNPLMRELLRDNSTSFVDLERDMRWLTEIAFSGAGLDFLLRSLASVLRQPLTFENDAIRWYGRLESRKISPLSAEDKRTLREIARLTPIQRALDQETMECIAAPLVLHGILEGCLTLWPQEGHIEERDYMLLERASALVALELMKQKTAMEVEQRYKSEFLGDVLAGRGGPDELISRGRVFGWNLDQDFCVAVISLLPRESETSAKGMRDPSSEGDIQGRLLSELARQIEDAVQQRVSGAAVGVRGNRVILLLPVTNVPQQHSHEEKKVDSSNESFLSNLLQDIQKHWTEFDLVAGLGRIYPGVQGIPVAYREACQASSFGADGRARRRITTFWDLGIYRLLTGFNPEEMSGFYRDTVGRLEVYDQKNNTNLIETLEAYFAHNGSLTSTSQALFIHVNTLKYRLGRVEALTGLNPYGSEDRLQLQLALKIRPLLA, from the coding sequence TTGTCCTTCACCCTGCGCGAAGCACTTCATTGCGAAGGCCTTCGACTGTGCCGGGTGGTGGCAGGTGCCCGGGGATTGGACCGGCCCCTTCGCCACGTCACCGTCATGGAAGTCCCTGATATCACCGAGTGGCTCAAGGGGGACGATCTGCTTTTGACCAGTCTGTATGCACTGCGAAACGATCCAGCTGCCCGACGTCGGCTGATCCGGGATTTAGCGGACCGGGGTGCCTGCGCCTTGGCGGTCAAAACCCGGCGCTATGTGGACTCGGTCCCGCCGGAGATGGTGGAAGAAGCGGACCAAGCCGGATTCCCCCTGTTGGAGATCCCCCGAGACATCACGTATCTCGACATCATGAACCCGTTAATGCGCGAACTGCTCAGGGATAATTCAACGTCTTTCGTCGACTTGGAACGAGATATGCGTTGGCTAACCGAGATCGCGTTTAGTGGAGCAGGACTGGATTTTCTCTTGAGGTCCTTGGCCTCGGTGCTTCGTCAACCCCTCACCTTTGAAAATGACGCCATCCGTTGGTACGGTCGCCTGGAAAGCCGGAAGATTTCGCCGTTATCGGCGGAGGATAAACGCACACTCCGGGAGATTGCACGGCTCACCCCCATCCAACGCGCTTTGGACCAAGAAACAATGGAGTGCATTGCCGCCCCCTTGGTTTTGCACGGAATCCTAGAGGGTTGCCTCACCCTGTGGCCGCAAGAAGGACATATAGAAGAACGGGATTACATGTTGCTGGAGCGGGCATCAGCCCTAGTGGCTCTAGAACTCATGAAACAAAAAACCGCCATGGAAGTCGAGCAACGCTACAAGAGTGAATTTTTGGGAGATGTCCTCGCCGGTCGCGGTGGCCCCGATGAATTAATCTCCAGGGGGCGAGTGTTTGGATGGAACCTGGATCAAGACTTTTGTGTAGCCGTGATCAGCTTGCTCCCTCGGGAGTCCGAGACGTCCGCGAAAGGCATGCGAGATCCGTCAAGCGAGGGGGATATTCAGGGACGTCTCTTGTCGGAGTTGGCGCGACAGATTGAGGATGCCGTTCAGCAACGGGTATCTGGGGCGGCGGTAGGGGTTCGAGGCAATAGGGTCATTCTTCTATTACCCGTGACAAATGTCCCACAACAGCATTCCCACGAAGAGAAAAAAGTCGACTCATCCAACGAATCATTCCTGTCCAATTTGCTTCAGGATATCCAAAAACACTGGACGGAGTTTGATCTTGTTGCGGGACTCGGCCGAATTTACCCCGGTGTGCAAGGAATCCCTGTGGCGTACCGGGAGGCCTGCCAGGCCTCCTCTTTCGGCGCCGATGGCCGAGCCCGGCGCCGTATCACCACATTCTGGGATCTGGGTATCTACCGCCTCCTGACCGGTTTTAATCCAGAAGAGATGTCGGGATTTTACCGGGATACCGTCGGTCGCCTGGAGGTTTACGATCAAAAAAACAATACGAACCTGATTGAGACGTTGGAAGCGTATTTCGCCCACAACGGGAGCCTCACGTCCACCTCCCAGGCTTTGTTTATTCACGTCAATACCCTAAAGTATCGCCTTGGGCGCGTAGAGGCCTTGACCGGTCTCAACCCTTACGGCTCGGAAGATCGACTACAACTGCAACTGGCGCTGAAAATCCGTCCCTTATTGGCCTGA
- a CDS encoding MFS transporter: MGVSASGVQVPKAGMEPEHKDRVTPYHWKVLWSSAIGYAMDGLDLMILSMVLSAMISDLHLTTAQAGGIATVTLFGAVVGGIGFGMLADAVGRVRTFTWSIVIFAVFTGLTAFATNLTWVNVFRFIAGLGLGGEFGIGMTLVTETWPARYRARATSGVALGFQVGVVLAILTSLWIQPLFGWRGVFFVGIIPALFAAWARRSLKEPELWQRRTKTRRSVPLALLFNSPRAIASTVGLTILCSVQNFGYYGIMTWVPTMLAKQLGFSFNKSGLWTIVTVVGMMIGIVVFGWLADRWGRRPSFILFQLASAAAVWLYTHQTIPVALLIGGAIMGFFVNGMMAGYGALIAESYPTEVRSTAENVTFNVGRAIGGFAPFVIGYLALHQSLSSAIGLISGVYVIAALATLLLIQERKGAELT; the protein is encoded by the coding sequence GTGGGAGTTTCGGCATCGGGTGTACAGGTTCCAAAGGCCGGGATGGAACCGGAGCACAAAGACCGGGTTACACCATATCATTGGAAGGTGTTGTGGTCGTCTGCAATCGGTTATGCGATGGATGGCCTTGACCTGATGATCCTTTCGATGGTGTTATCCGCCATGATCAGTGATCTTCATTTAACAACCGCCCAGGCCGGGGGGATCGCCACCGTAACCTTGTTCGGGGCCGTCGTCGGCGGGATTGGCTTTGGCATGCTCGCCGACGCCGTGGGTCGGGTGAGGACTTTTACGTGGTCGATTGTTATCTTCGCCGTTTTCACCGGTCTCACGGCATTCGCGACGAACCTGACCTGGGTGAACGTGTTCCGGTTCATTGCGGGCCTGGGGCTCGGTGGAGAATTTGGGATAGGGATGACCTTGGTGACTGAAACCTGGCCGGCGCGGTACCGGGCCCGGGCCACGTCCGGGGTGGCCCTGGGTTTTCAGGTGGGGGTAGTGCTGGCGATCCTGACATCATTGTGGATCCAACCGCTGTTCGGGTGGCGGGGCGTGTTCTTCGTCGGTATCATACCTGCCCTCTTTGCAGCATGGGCCCGACGGAGTCTGAAAGAACCCGAATTGTGGCAGCGCCGGACGAAGACACGCCGGTCCGTCCCTTTGGCGCTGTTGTTTAACTCTCCCCGGGCGATTGCGTCCACCGTGGGCTTGACGATCCTCTGCAGTGTCCAAAATTTCGGATACTACGGGATCATGACCTGGGTACCGACGATGTTGGCCAAGCAACTCGGGTTTTCGTTTAACAAGTCCGGCTTATGGACGATTGTGACCGTGGTGGGGATGATGATCGGCATTGTCGTATTCGGCTGGCTGGCGGACCGATGGGGGCGCAGGCCGTCCTTTATTCTCTTTCAACTCGCATCGGCGGCGGCGGTGTGGCTGTACACACATCAGACCATTCCGGTGGCGCTGCTGATCGGCGGAGCGATCATGGGATTTTTCGTCAATGGGATGATGGCCGGGTACGGTGCCCTCATTGCCGAGAGTTATCCTACAGAAGTACGATCGACGGCGGAAAATGTTACATTTAATGTGGGACGAGCCATTGGGGGGTTTGCGCCGTTCGTCATCGGTTATCTGGCGTTGCACCAGTCGTTGAGCTCGGCCATCGGGCTGATCTCGGGAGTGTACGTGATTGCGGCGCTCGCCACTCTATTGCTGATTCAGGAGCGGAAGGGAGCCGAGTTGACGTAA
- the allB gene encoding allantoinase AllB, which yields MFDLILRGGRIVTPRETYRGDIGVVDGKIAAIGTLEGAEAGRVYEATGRFVLPGLIDEHVHSRDPGLTHKEDFAHSTRAAAAGGITTILEMPNCVPPVRDADHFHRRVEEIAPKAHVDYGLYGIVLGDENLKALSGLAEAGVIGFKLFWGYALNRKNLALVYDAAEGSDIVPPPDEGQIFEAFRVIGGLGRAVAVHAENRELIARLTRKERAAGGADYAAFLRSRPAVNERLTTEAAMALGQAAGVHVHILHMTSADGVEALAEARRRGWSVTGETCPHYLTLTDEDWERVGVRMKILPPIRRRHHQDRLWEALRSGELQAVGSDHSPHTEEEKNGDIWSVPAGFSGVQTMVPIMLDAVVRGQLSLNRLVELMAENPARIWGLYGVKGVIRPGADADFTVVDLDRTWVVRGEDLYSKSRVQPYEGRTGRGAPVAAFVRGIQVMEDGRPMAGPVGRLVKPKG from the coding sequence ATGTTTGATCTCATTCTGCGGGGCGGGCGGATCGTCACGCCCCGGGAAACGTACCGGGGAGATATCGGGGTTGTCGACGGCAAAATCGCCGCAATCGGCACTCTGGAGGGTGCCGAGGCCGGGCGGGTGTACGAGGCCACCGGGCGGTTTGTGCTCCCGGGCCTCATTGACGAACACGTGCACAGCCGGGATCCCGGACTCACGCACAAGGAGGATTTTGCCCACTCCACCCGGGCGGCGGCGGCCGGCGGGATCACCACGATTTTGGAGATGCCCAACTGCGTGCCTCCGGTGAGAGACGCGGATCATTTTCACCGGCGGGTGGAGGAAATCGCTCCCAAAGCCCATGTGGATTATGGGCTCTATGGGATTGTGTTGGGAGACGAGAACCTGAAGGCGCTCTCGGGGCTCGCCGAGGCCGGGGTGATCGGTTTCAAGTTGTTTTGGGGATACGCGCTGAACCGCAAGAACCTCGCCTTGGTGTACGATGCCGCGGAGGGGAGCGACATCGTTCCGCCTCCGGATGAAGGGCAGATCTTTGAGGCCTTCCGAGTCATTGGGGGGCTGGGCCGGGCGGTGGCGGTCCACGCGGAAAACCGGGAGCTCATCGCCCGGCTCACCCGGAAGGAGAGGGCGGCGGGGGGAGCCGATTATGCCGCATTTTTGCGTTCCCGGCCGGCGGTCAACGAGCGGTTGACCACCGAGGCGGCCATGGCGCTGGGCCAGGCGGCGGGGGTGCATGTGCACATCCTCCACATGACGTCGGCGGATGGCGTGGAGGCGCTGGCTGAAGCCCGGCGGCGGGGGTGGTCGGTGACCGGTGAGACCTGTCCGCATTATTTAACGCTGACGGATGAGGATTGGGAGCGGGTGGGGGTGCGGATGAAAATTCTCCCGCCCATCCGCCGGCGCCATCACCAGGATCGGCTGTGGGAGGCTCTTCGGTCGGGGGAACTGCAGGCCGTGGGGTCGGACCACTCGCCTCATACCGAGGAAGAAAAAAACGGGGACATCTGGAGCGTACCGGCGGGTTTTTCTGGGGTTCAGACGATGGTGCCCATCATGCTGGACGCGGTGGTGCGGGGGCAGTTGAGCCTGAATCGGCTGGTGGAGCTGATGGCGGAGAACCCCGCCCGGATCTGGGGATTATACGGGGTGAAAGGCGTGATCCGGCCCGGCGCCGATGCTGATTTTACCGTGGTGGACTTGGATCGGACGTGGGTGGTGCGGGGCGAGGATCTGTATTCGAAAAGCCGGGTTCAGCCTTATGAGGGCCGGACCGGCCGGGGGGCTCCGGTGGCCGCCTTTGTGCGGGGGATCCAGGTGATGGAGGACGGCCGGCCGATGGCGGGTCCCGTGGGGCGGCTGGTGAAGCCGAAGGGTTGA
- a CDS encoding DUF6922 domain-containing protein produces MAIPKKLPKFLWPLFHNYVPESIDPVRNWKFVIKTVMVAGTWEQLEWAAQTYGRDRFEQVVREDLEGNRELPRPVANFWSIALWGEPLPPLQKGERWKPTRKIPGV; encoded by the coding sequence ATGGCAATTCCTAAGAAACTCCCGAAATTTCTTTGGCCGTTGTTTCATAACTACGTGCCCGAAAGTATTGACCCGGTCCGGAATTGGAAGTTTGTGATCAAAACGGTCATGGTCGCGGGTACGTGGGAACAGTTGGAGTGGGCCGCCCAAACCTACGGCCGCGACCGGTTCGAACAGGTTGTTCGCGAGGACCTGGAGGGGAATCGGGAGTTGCCCAGGCCCGTGGCGAATTTTTGGTCCATCGCGCTTTGGGGCGAACCGCTTCCCCCGCTTCAAAAGGGAGAACGGTGGAAGCCCACTCGGAAAATTCCGGGGGTGTAG
- the tnpA gene encoding IS200/IS605 family transposase — translation MKLDSNYHSVFKLTYHLVLVVKYRRKVINDPVAARIREIGEYIAPRYNITFLEFNHDRDHVHILFSAHPNSTLSKYINAFKSASSRLVKKEFPEIRKHLWKEHFWSRSFCLLTTGGAPMEGIKTYIDSQGEKHDHRTPVSHRTH, via the coding sequence ATGAAATTGGACAGCAATTATCATTCAGTGTTTAAGCTCACGTATCACCTCGTCTTGGTGGTCAAGTACCGCCGAAAAGTGATCAACGATCCAGTGGCCGCACGCATTAGGGAAATCGGAGAATATATAGCACCAAGGTACAACATTACGTTCTTAGAATTTAACCATGACCGCGATCACGTGCACATCCTCTTCAGTGCCCACCCCAACAGCACTCTGTCGAAATACATCAACGCTTTCAAAAGCGCCTCGTCCCGGTTGGTGAAAAAGGAGTTCCCGGAAATCCGGAAACACCTCTGGAAAGAACATTTCTGGTCCCGCAGTTTTTGCCTGTTGACTACCGGGGGAGCTCCGATGGAAGGGATCAAAACATACATCGATTCCCAGGGTGAGAAACATGATCATCGTACACCGGTTTCACATCGAACCCACTAA
- a CDS encoding helix-turn-helix domain-containing protein produces MIIVHRFHIEPTKEQEQKLFQTLELCRSSTTQP; encoded by the coding sequence ATGATCATCGTACACCGGTTTCACATCGAACCCACTAAAGAGCAGGAGCAAAAGCTGTTTCAGACCCTGGAGCTTTGCCGTAGCTCTACAACACAGCCCTGA
- a CDS encoding RNA-guided endonuclease InsQ/TnpB family protein has product MCYRQRGKSPSCTAQKNELPAFKKEFPEYQQVNAQVLQDCLQRLDHAFQRFFAGLAGYPHYKDRNHYRSFTYLQADKQDHFKKIGHIYLPKIGHVKMKAHFEFDPAKVSRINVKYHGGKWYVNLTSEIQESEGVDVVNKVGIDVGLFTFAALSDGTKIDNPKYFRKSEKKLARLQRRLSRKKKGSNNRGKAKAKVTRLHDKIANQRKDFLHKISHGVVQKYDWIAVEDLSVKNMMKNRHLSKSIADAGWSKFISYIEYKAKKFGKVLVKVPPAGTSQTCVCGHPVPKDLSVRIHQCPHCGLTADRDVVSAMVILQRAN; this is encoded by the coding sequence ATTTGTTATCGGCAAAGAGGCAAGTCCCCTTCTTGCACCGCACAAAAAAATGAACTGCCGGCATTTAAGAAAGAATTTCCGGAATACCAACAGGTCAATGCTCAAGTTTTGCAGGATTGCCTGCAAAGGTTAGACCATGCGTTTCAGCGGTTTTTTGCTGGCTTGGCCGGGTATCCGCATTACAAAGATCGGAACCATTACCGTTCTTTCACCTACCTGCAGGCGGACAAGCAGGACCATTTCAAAAAAATCGGCCATATTTATTTGCCTAAGATTGGGCACGTCAAAATGAAAGCCCACTTTGAATTTGACCCGGCCAAGGTCAGCCGAATCAATGTCAAGTACCACGGCGGCAAATGGTACGTCAATCTGACCTCGGAAATCCAGGAGTCCGAAGGAGTAGACGTTGTTAACAAGGTGGGTATTGATGTTGGCCTTTTCACCTTCGCCGCACTCTCAGACGGCACGAAAATCGATAACCCGAAATACTTTCGTAAATCCGAAAAGAAACTGGCCAGGTTGCAAAGACGGCTTTCCCGCAAGAAAAAAGGTTCAAACAACCGAGGGAAGGCTAAAGCGAAAGTAACCAGGCTGCATGATAAGATTGCCAATCAGCGGAAAGATTTCTTGCACAAGATTTCCCACGGCGTCGTCCAAAAATATGACTGGATCGCCGTCGAGGATTTGTCGGTGAAGAACATGATGAAAAATCGCCATTTGAGCAAGAGCATCGCCGACGCTGGCTGGAGCAAGTTCATCAGCTACATCGAATATAAAGCCAAAAAGTTTGGCAAGGTTCTGGTGAAAGTTCCTCCAGCCGGCACGTCCCAAACCTGTGTATGCGGGCATCCGGTTCCCAAAGACCTAAGCGTCCGGATACACCAATGCCCGCATTGCGGGCTGACCGCCGACCGGGACGTGGTCTCGGCGATGGTCATCCTGCAAAGGGCGAATTAA
- a CDS encoding zinc ribbon domain-containing protein, which yields MPVVKNIISTKQRIGRFITGSPEMIRRTEEIYRAVLGFYLDVIHDNLDKLPGWDRNSGTRALERLTVRTEPRMNRKTGKPFGGNPDPPYPIDAVWPKFPAYLRRAIIAKAIGMAKSWHSNYQRWLRKKERIQERNESRVAEGKKRIPFDEHPPKYPAAGNVGITFYKGDFKNLSLKANTIQLKVWDGSDWRFITVEVEPTRHSRKLHLDDAWEMTVPTVYEREGIFHLVTAFEKKSNVMKFTDYYRSKNPKVLAVDLNLGRKNRAVCALVGKDGTVHKVRHIGLTACNTTDVHHLLGLIARNVSDLGIVPKGHRPCKKLWRKVHAANDNYAHHVSKRLVDLAMEWDARVIVFENLKHFRPDRNRHGSAKMRQRIGYWLHRRVMKYTTYKAKARGILVALISPKDTSARCSLCGSLETSRAGNILACRNCGPVHNSHVNAAINIGMAWFIREEKRLQQKTA from the coding sequence ATGCCAGTGGTCAAAAACATAATCTCGACCAAACAGCGTATTGGGAGATTTATCACCGGTTCTCCGGAGATGATCCGGCGGACGGAAGAAATCTATCGGGCCGTCTTGGGGTTTTACCTGGACGTGATCCATGACAATCTCGACAAACTGCCCGGGTGGGACAGGAATTCCGGCACAAGGGCGCTGGAAAGACTGACGGTTCGGACAGAACCGCGAATGAACAGGAAAACCGGGAAACCATTCGGTGGCAATCCCGACCCGCCTTACCCGATCGACGCCGTTTGGCCGAAGTTTCCGGCATATCTGCGCCGGGCGATTATTGCCAAGGCGATCGGCATGGCGAAGAGCTGGCATTCCAACTACCAGCGGTGGCTCAGAAAAAAAGAAAGGATCCAGGAAAGAAACGAAAGTCGTGTCGCCGAAGGCAAAAAACGAATCCCTTTCGACGAACACCCGCCGAAGTATCCGGCGGCGGGCAATGTGGGTATCACGTTTTACAAAGGCGACTTCAAGAATCTTTCGCTCAAGGCCAACACGATTCAGCTAAAAGTCTGGGACGGGAGCGACTGGCGGTTCATCACCGTGGAAGTGGAACCCACCCGTCATTCAAGGAAGCTTCATCTGGATGATGCGTGGGAGATGACGGTGCCCACCGTTTATGAAAGAGAGGGTATCTTCCACCTGGTGACCGCTTTCGAGAAAAAGTCGAACGTAATGAAGTTCACCGACTACTACCGGTCTAAGAACCCGAAGGTGCTGGCCGTGGACCTGAACCTGGGCCGCAAGAACCGGGCGGTGTGCGCCTTGGTGGGGAAGGACGGTACGGTTCACAAAGTCAGGCACATCGGCCTGACAGCGTGTAACACGACGGATGTCCACCACCTGCTGGGGCTCATTGCCCGGAACGTGAGCGACCTGGGAATTGTTCCAAAAGGACACCGGCCCTGCAAAAAGCTCTGGCGCAAGGTTCACGCGGCAAACGACAATTACGCCCACCATGTAAGCAAACGCCTGGTGGACCTTGCGATGGAGTGGGATGCACGGGTCATTGTGTTCGAGAACTTGAAACACTTCAGGCCGGACAGAAACAGGCACGGTTCGGCCAAGATGCGGCAGAGGATCGGTTACTGGCTGCACCGGAGGGTGATGAAATACACCACGTACAAAGCAAAGGCACGGGGAATTCTGGTTGCTCTTATCTCTCCGAAGGACACCAGCGCCCGGTGTTCGCTGTGCGGCTCGCTGGAGACTTCGAGGGCCGGCAACATCTTGGCGTGCAGGAACTGCGGCCCCGTTCACAACAGCCACGTGAATGCGGCCATCAACATCGGCATGGCCTGGTTCATCCGGGAGGAAAAGCGGTTGCAACAAAAGACCGCCTAA
- a CDS encoding SWIM zinc finger family protein: MSHSCPAFARNGVCKHIAAALTYLVESGFAGRPTGLFTAPDASSHPRPGSSLEQA; encoded by the coding sequence GTGTCCCACTCATGCCCGGCCTTTGCCCGAAATGGGGTATGCAAACACATCGCCGCGGCTTTGACATATTTGGTTGAGAGTGGCTTTGCCGGCCGGCCCACGGGTCTTTTCACGGCTCCCGACGCTTCGTCCCACCCTCGTCCCGGTTCTTCTCTTGAGCAGGCATGA
- a CDS encoding PIN domain-containing protein, producing MMTVYVDTNVILRYLLGDHRDMSSAATELFRQAGRGEIRLRIEPIILAECCCVLQGKIYARYFPSRHSIADPLIRLILLPGVESDNPVWLIETL from the coding sequence GTGATGACCGTGTATGTGGACACGAACGTCATCCTCCGTTACCTCCTCGGTGATCATCGCGACATGTCGTCGGCCGCAACCGAGTTGTTCCGACAAGCCGGGCGGGGAGAAATCCGTCTGAGAATTGAACCGATTATCTTGGCGGAATGCTGTTGCGTTTTGCAGGGAAAGATCTACGCCCGGTATTTTCCCTCGAGACACTCCATCGCGGATCCACTCATTCGATTGATCCTTTTGCCAGGTGTTGAATCGGACAATCCCGTGTGGCTGATCGAAACTCTGTAG
- a CDS encoding AbrB/MazE/SpoVT family DNA-binding domain-containing protein yields the protein MAMAMVTSKFQLTIPNEIRNALGIEGGNRILFQVDDHGHVSIRVVKPASVDDLAGSLGRAANRPIEYVPIDEARQAVCDQLAETDQVEGQAENKTAAGQHRSRPAANNNLGRREKNQ from the coding sequence ATGGCCATGGCAATGGTGACCTCTAAATTTCAGTTGACCATCCCGAACGAGATCCGCAACGCGTTGGGAATTGAGGGTGGAAACCGAATCCTGTTTCAGGTGGACGATCACGGCCACGTGTCGATTCGCGTGGTTAAGCCCGCTTCGGTGGACGACTTGGCGGGATCGCTGGGACGGGCGGCGAACCGCCCCATTGAATATGTCCCCATCGACGAAGCTCGACAGGCGGTGTGCGATCAGCTCGCCGAAACCGATCAGGTGGAGGGACAGGCGGAGAACAAAACCGCTGCCGGACAACACCGATCACGACCCGCTGCGAACAACAATTTGGGCAGGAGAGAAAAGAACCAGTGA
- a CDS encoding phospho-sugar mutase, with the protein MRESAGTDFLTEERRGLYRVWRRHLAADPDLAEDLARLEADPKGLADAFGEDLRFGTGGLRGVMGAGTNRMNRYTVRLATAGLARYLQRQGTAGRGVVVAYDSRRWSDLFAKETALTLAGAGIPVYLFEGIRPTPELSFGVRDLEAAAGVVITASHNPPEYNGYKVYGPDGCQAVPELAEAIIREIAQVEDPFSVPTADEGEATRAGLLRRLGAEMDDRYVARVRGLGLSGGTGTPSAGRAPVTLVYTPLHGTGGKLVPRVLEEMGCRVVCVEEQMRPDPEFSTVASPNPEDPAAFERALALAREIKADAVLATDPDCDRVGVAVADGHGDYEYLSGNQVGVLLLDYILERRKALGAMPDKGVMIKTIVTSEMGRALADANGLETIDVLTGFKFIGEQIGRLEGTGRGFVFGYEESCGYLIGDFVRDKDGVQASAMAAEMIAHHKAAGKTLLDRLEELYRAYGYYRERLVSVTMPGAEGQARMRAMMERWRDAPPLEVAGLAVAEVQDYLVGRVRRADGSEGALDLPRSDVLKFVLDGGHWFCLRPSGTEPKLKIYFGVRGRDDADARELLDRLHRAVMERVEG; encoded by the coding sequence ATGAGAGAATCAGCGGGGACCGATTTTTTGACCGAGGAACGAAGGGGGCTGTACCGGGTGTGGCGGAGGCACCTGGCGGCCGACCCGGATTTGGCGGAAGACTTAGCGCGGTTGGAGGCGGATCCGAAAGGGCTGGCGGATGCCTTCGGGGAGGATCTGCGCTTCGGGACCGGCGGTCTGCGCGGGGTGATGGGCGCCGGGACGAATCGCATGAACCGTTACACGGTGCGGCTGGCCACGGCGGGGCTGGCGCGGTATCTGCAGCGGCAGGGGACGGCCGGGCGCGGGGTGGTGGTGGCCTACGACTCCCGGCGCTGGTCGGATCTGTTCGCAAAAGAAACGGCGCTGACGTTGGCCGGGGCCGGCATCCCGGTGTATCTGTTCGAAGGGATTCGCCCGACTCCGGAGTTGTCGTTTGGCGTGCGGGATTTGGAGGCCGCGGCGGGGGTGGTGATCACGGCGAGCCACAATCCGCCCGAGTACAACGGGTATAAGGTCTACGGGCCGGACGGATGCCAGGCGGTGCCGGAGCTGGCCGAGGCGATCATCCGGGAGATCGCGCAGGTGGAGGATCCTTTCTCGGTGCCGACGGCGGACGAAGGGGAAGCGACCCGGGCCGGGCTGTTGCGGCGGCTCGGGGCGGAGATGGACGATCGGTACGTCGCCCGGGTGCGGGGATTGGGTTTGTCCGGCGGCACGGGCACGCCGAGCGCCGGCAGGGCGCCGGTCACGTTGGTGTACACGCCCTTGCACGGGACCGGGGGTAAATTGGTGCCCCGGGTGCTGGAGGAGATGGGGTGCCGGGTGGTGTGCGTCGAGGAACAGATGCGCCCGGATCCGGAGTTCAGCACGGTGGCGTCGCCGAACCCCGAGGACCCGGCGGCTTTTGAGCGGGCCCTGGCGCTGGCCCGGGAGATAAAGGCGGATGCGGTGCTGGCCACCGATCCGGACTGCGACCGGGTGGGGGTGGCGGTGGCCGACGGTCATGGGGATTACGAATATCTCAGCGGCAACCAGGTCGGTGTGTTGTTGCTGGATTATATTTTGGAGAGGCGAAAAGCGTTGGGCGCGATGCCCGACAAGGGCGTGATGATCAAGACCATCGTCACGTCGGAGATGGGACGGGCGCTGGCCGACGCCAATGGGCTGGAGACCATCGACGTGTTGACGGGTTTCAAATTTATCGGCGAGCAGATCGGGCGCCTCGAGGGCACCGGGCGCGGGTTTGTGTTCGGCTACGAAGAAAGCTGCGGCTATCTCATCGGTGATTTTGTCCGGGATAAGGACGGGGTGCAGGCGTCGGCCATGGCGGCGGAGATGATCGCCCATCACAAGGCGGCGGGGAAGACGCTGCTGGATCGCCTGGAGGAGCTGTATCGGGCGTACGGGTATTACCGGGAGCGGCTGGTGTCGGTGACGATGCCCGGGGCCGAGGGCCAGGCCCGGATGAGGGCGATGATGGAGCGGTGGCGGGATGCGCCGCCGCTGGAGGTGGCGGGGCTGGCGGTGGCCGAGGTGCAGGATTATCTCGTCGGCCGGGTACGCCGGGCGGACGGGAGTGAGGGGGCGCTGGATCTGCCCCGATCGGATGTGCTGAAGTTTGTGCTGGACGGCGGCCACTGGTTCTGCCTGAGGCCTTCCGGGACCGAGCCGAAGCTCAAAATTTATTTTGGCGTGCGGGGTCGGGATGATGCGGATGCCCGGGAGCTGTTGGATCGTCTCCACCGGGCGGTGATGGAGCGGGTGGAGGGCTGA
- a CDS encoding MIP/aquaporin family protein translates to MIFRPFDRFVHVLLNIRRQHPAEGIGTALLVLIGPGCAAFNGVLAGQTHHPVTLADVGVVSLAFGIIVAGMIYAFVHISVSY, encoded by the coding sequence ATGATATTTCGCCCATTCGATCGCTTCGTCCATGTCCTTTTGAACATCCGGCGCCAGCATCCGGCCGAAGGGATTGGGACGGCGTTGTTGGTGTTGATCGGCCCGGGATGTGCGGCGTTCAACGGGGTGTTGGCAGGGCAGACCCACCACCCGGTGACCCTGGCCGACGTGGGCGTCGTCAGTCTGGCGTTTGGGATCATTGTGGCGGGGATGATTTATGCGTTCGTGCATATTTCTGTGTCATATTAA